One Bacillus sp. 1780r2a1 DNA segment encodes these proteins:
- the preA gene encoding NAD-dependent dihydropyrimidine dehydrogenase subunit PreA → MADLRINLAGIKSPNPFWLASAPPTNSGYQVQRAFEAGWGGAVWKTLGDPILNVSSRFAAVSFNGQRVAGFNNIELITDRPLEVNLKEIYETKKKFPDHAIIASLMVEPKQEKWHEIVKRVEDVGVDGLELNFGCPHGMAERGMGAASGQVPELVEKQTYWAKEVAKTPVIVKLTPNITDITVTAEAAVRGGADAVSMINTINSLAGVDINSWNTIPHVAGKGAHGGYCGPAVKPIALNMVAECARSPHINVPISGMGGVSNWQEAVEFMLMGATGVQVCTAAMHHGFRIVEDMLDGLNNYLDERGIAKMSDLVGKAVPKYSDWGNLDLNYKVVARIDPNTCINCNKCHISCEDTSHQCIDMLKDPSGKPYLQVREEDCVGCNLCSIVCPVDGAISMVEVASEQPPMTWNERQAALAMTSAQKLDV, encoded by the coding sequence ATGGCAGATCTACGGATAAATTTAGCAGGTATTAAATCACCAAATCCATTTTGGCTAGCATCAGCGCCGCCTACAAACTCAGGGTATCAAGTACAGCGTGCCTTTGAAGCAGGGTGGGGTGGAGCAGTTTGGAAAACGCTTGGAGATCCAATTTTAAATGTATCATCACGGTTTGCAGCAGTGAGTTTCAATGGCCAGCGCGTAGCGGGTTTTAATAATATTGAGCTTATTACAGACCGTCCGCTTGAGGTCAATTTAAAAGAGATTTATGAGACTAAAAAGAAATTTCCTGACCATGCTATCATCGCTTCTTTAATGGTTGAACCGAAACAGGAGAAATGGCATGAAATTGTAAAGCGTGTAGAAGATGTGGGTGTTGACGGCTTAGAGCTAAATTTTGGCTGTCCTCACGGTATGGCCGAGCGAGGAATGGGAGCAGCTTCAGGGCAGGTGCCAGAACTTGTTGAAAAGCAAACGTACTGGGCTAAAGAAGTAGCGAAAACGCCTGTTATTGTTAAGTTGACTCCAAATATTACGGATATCACGGTTACAGCAGAAGCAGCTGTAAGAGGTGGAGCGGACGCAGTGAGCATGATCAACACTATTAATAGCTTAGCCGGAGTGGATATTAATTCATGGAACACAATTCCTCACGTGGCTGGTAAAGGTGCACATGGAGGCTACTGTGGTCCAGCTGTGAAGCCTATCGCATTAAATATGGTGGCTGAATGTGCAAGAAGTCCTCATATTAACGTACCGATTTCAGGTATGGGAGGCGTATCGAATTGGCAGGAAGCAGTGGAGTTTATGCTTATGGGGGCGACTGGGGTTCAAGTGTGCACAGCCGCTATGCATCATGGCTTTAGAATTGTAGAGGACATGCTTGATGGGCTAAATAACTACCTTGATGAGCGAGGAATTGCAAAAATGAGCGATCTTGTTGGGAAAGCTGTTCCGAAATACTCTGATTGGGGAAATCTTGATTTAAACTATAAAGTTGTGGCTCGAATAGATCCCAATACATGTATTAACTGTAACAAGTGCCATATTTCATGTGAAGACACGTCTCATCAATGTATTGATATGTTAAAAGACCCTTCAGGAAAACCATATTTGCAAGTAAGAGAAGAAGATTGTGTGGGCTGTAATCTCTGCTCGATTGTCTGTCCTGTTGATGGCGCAATTTCCATGGTGGAGGTAGCAAGTGAGCAGCCACCTATGACATGGAATGAAAGACAAGCGGCACTTGCGATGACATCTGCACAAAAATTAGACGTATAA
- a CDS encoding NAD(P)-dependent oxidoreductase yields MKSSVQPMLQTIVQNFSEVEKGLSNQEAIEEANRCLYCYDALCIQACPTGIDIPTFIKKIASGNLKGSAQTIMTSNPVGASCARVCPTEELCEGACVLNHSTKSIMIGDLQRYATDWAIQNEQVLFTKGKPNGKRVAIVGGGPAGLSAARELARFGYAVTIFEAEKEAGGLNTYGIVSFRLPQAISFWEVQQVKALDVEVKTNVRVGEDVMPSELLKNYDAVVLAIGMSKVPNLGIEGEQLNGVYDAIEFVKKTKSEALTTEFVGKKVAVVGAGNTAIDGATCSVRLGAENVQILYRRTSAEMTAYDFEYEFAKQDGVEFRWLTAPVRIVGNDKNEVTGIECIKMELKESEGHGRKKPVPIEGSEFLIEVDAVIKAIGQERYLSLINQFELKQDGGVVIINQDTFQTSNPKVFACGDVVFGKGQGEAMVVTAAQQGKKTAYGIHAQLKKEAIETA; encoded by the coding sequence ATGAAGTCTTCAGTTCAGCCGATGCTTCAAACAATTGTACAGAACTTTAGTGAAGTTGAAAAAGGCTTGTCAAATCAAGAAGCTATTGAAGAAGCTAATCGATGTTTATACTGTTACGATGCTCTTTGCATTCAAGCTTGTCCAACGGGCATTGATATACCAACGTTTATTAAAAAAATTGCGTCTGGAAACTTAAAGGGGTCTGCTCAAACGATTATGACATCCAATCCTGTTGGAGCGAGCTGTGCGAGGGTTTGTCCAACAGAAGAGCTTTGTGAAGGAGCATGTGTATTAAATCATTCGACTAAGTCTATTATGATTGGCGATCTTCAGCGGTATGCTACTGATTGGGCTATTCAAAATGAACAGGTGTTATTTACAAAAGGAAAGCCAAATGGAAAGCGAGTTGCCATTGTAGGTGGAGGACCAGCTGGGCTTTCAGCTGCCAGGGAGCTAGCTCGCTTTGGATATGCCGTAACAATTTTTGAAGCAGAAAAAGAAGCAGGTGGGTTAAATACTTATGGAATTGTATCATTTCGACTTCCTCAAGCTATTTCCTTTTGGGAGGTACAACAAGTAAAAGCTCTAGACGTTGAAGTTAAGACAAACGTGCGCGTTGGTGAAGACGTGATGCCGAGTGAACTTTTAAAGAACTATGATGCAGTCGTTCTTGCTATTGGAATGAGTAAGGTTCCAAATTTAGGTATTGAGGGAGAACAGCTAAACGGGGTTTATGATGCAATTGAATTTGTGAAGAAAACCAAATCGGAAGCTTTGACTACAGAGTTTGTAGGAAAAAAAGTAGCGGTTGTTGGTGCAGGAAATACAGCGATTGATGGAGCAACATGTTCCGTACGATTAGGGGCAGAAAACGTGCAGATTCTATACCGTAGAACAAGTGCTGAAATGACAGCTTATGATTTTGAATATGAATTTGCCAAGCAAGACGGTGTAGAGTTTCGCTGGTTAACAGCACCTGTGAGAATTGTTGGAAATGACAAAAACGAAGTGACAGGTATTGAATGTATTAAAATGGAACTAAAAGAATCGGAAGGCCATGGACGAAAAAAGCCTGTACCAATAGAAGGGTCGGAGTTCTTAATTGAAGTCGATGCTGTTATTAAAGCCATTGGACAAGAACGTTACTTATCTTTAATTAATCAATTTGAATTAAAGCAAGATGGTGGCGTGGTAATTATTAATCAAGATACGTTTCAAACCTCCAATCCTAAAGTTTTTGCCTGTGGTGACGTTGTATTTGGAAAAGGACAAGGTGAAGCCATGGTTGTAACTGCTGCACAGCAAGGGAAGAAAACGGCATATGGCATTCATGCTCAGTTAAAGAAAGAAGCAATTGAAACAGCTTAA
- a CDS encoding tripeptidase T: MVNEQRLVDLFLELIQVDSETKYEAEIAKVLTKKFTALGVRVVEDDTTAETGHGAGNLICTLPGTKEGVDTIYFTSHMDTVVPGKGIKPSIEDGYIKSDGTTILGADDKAGLAAMLEAIQVLKEQNVEHGTIEFIITVGEESGLVGAKALDPKLVTAKFGYALDSDGKVGDIIVAAPTQAKVKADIYGKTAHAGVAPERGVSAITIASKAISRMPLGRIDEETTANIGRFEGGTQTNIVCDYVSILAEARSLVPEKMEAQVAKMKEAFESAASDMGGRAEVDIKVMYPGFKFSDGDHVVEVAKKAVANIDRSSRLLQSGGGSDANVIAGFDVPTVNLAVGYEDIHTTSEKIPVEELVKTSELVVSIIKEVANG; the protein is encoded by the coding sequence ATGGTTAATGAGCAACGTTTAGTTGATCTATTTTTAGAACTTATACAAGTTGATTCAGAAACAAAGTATGAAGCCGAGATTGCAAAAGTATTAACGAAAAAATTCACGGCGTTAGGAGTAAGAGTTGTTGAAGATGATACAACAGCTGAAACTGGACATGGTGCAGGTAATTTAATTTGTACCCTTCCTGGAACAAAAGAAGGAGTAGATACCATCTATTTTACTTCTCATATGGATACAGTTGTTCCTGGAAAAGGCATTAAGCCATCCATTGAAGACGGTTATATTAAAAGCGATGGAACAACGATTCTAGGAGCTGATGATAAAGCTGGGTTGGCAGCAATGTTAGAAGCTATTCAAGTGTTAAAAGAGCAAAATGTTGAGCACGGTACCATTGAGTTTATCATTACGGTTGGAGAAGAATCCGGATTAGTGGGTGCAAAAGCATTAGATCCAAAACTTGTAACGGCTAAATTTGGCTATGCGCTTGATAGCGATGGAAAAGTGGGCGATATTATTGTTGCTGCTCCAACTCAAGCAAAAGTTAAAGCAGATATTTACGGAAAAACAGCTCACGCTGGTGTAGCGCCTGAGCGCGGGGTTTCAGCGATCACCATTGCTTCAAAAGCGATTTCACGTATGCCGTTAGGGCGCATCGATGAAGAAACAACGGCAAACATTGGTCGTTTTGAAGGTGGAACACAAACGAATATTGTGTGCGACTACGTATCGATTTTAGCAGAAGCTCGTTCACTGGTTCCTGAAAAAATGGAAGCGCAAGTTGCCAAAATGAAGGAAGCTTTTGAATCTGCAGCAAGTGACATGGGAGGAAGAGCTGAAGTAGATATTAAAGTAATGTATCCTGGATTTAAATTCAGCGATGGAGACCATGTTGTTGAAGTAGCTAAAAAAGCCGTTGCCAATATCGATCGCTCTTCACGTCTGTTACAAAGCGGCGGTGGCAGCGATGCAAACGTCATTGCAGGTTTTGATGTGCCGACTGTAAACTTAGCGGTGGGTTATGAAGACATTCATACAACGAGCGAAAAGATTCCAGTTGAAGAACTTGTAAAAACATCAGAGCTGGTTGTATCGATTATCAAAGAAGTAGCAAATGGATAA